In Aegilops tauschii subsp. strangulata cultivar AL8/78 chromosome 3, Aet v6.0, whole genome shotgun sequence, one genomic interval encodes:
- the LOC109747763 gene encoding cytochrome b561 and DOMON domain-containing protein At3g61750, protein MARAFGVGAAMLVVVSAFFAPAVTAQTGSCNDPLPTELVGNYSGMACSPVWNNFVLRYAQGGDNVLRVVLSAMYSSGWVGMAFSKDGLMVGSSAMVGWVGKKGQAHVKQFALNGKAPSMVVADRGFLVSNGHDHTVLVKQAKIYLAFQLNFDSQLKKQQVLFAFGSAIPVNDRLAEHQGKTSITFDFTTGSSSGSSFPSGLKRTHGALNLFAWGVLLPIGAIIARYCRGWDPLWFYLHGGIQFVGFILGLAGVVAGVSLYGKIQADVPAHRGLGIFVLVLGILQILAFFLRPNKDSKYRKYWNWYHHWVGRLVLFFAAVNIVLGIKVGGAGNSWKIGYGFNLAILLITIITLEVLVWTRWKNNSGPATTY, encoded by the exons ATGGCGCGCGCGTTCGGCGTCGGCGCTGCGATGCTCGTCGTCGTGTCGGCCTTCTTCGCGCCGGCGGTGACGGCGCAGACCGGCAGCTGCAACGACCCGCTGCCGACCGAGCTCGTCGGCAACTACTCCGGGATGGCCTGCAGCCCCGTCTGGAACAACTTCGTGCTCCGG TACGCGCAGGGCGGGGACAACGTGCTGCGGGTGGTGCTCTCCGCGATGTACAGCTCCGGGTGGGTGGGGATGGCGTTCTCCAAGGACGGCCTCATGGTGGGCTCGAGCGCCATGGTCGGGTGGGTCGGCAAGAAGGGGCAAGCCCACGTCAAGCAGTTTGCCCTCAACGGCAAGGCGCCCTCCATGGTCGTCGCCGACAGGGGCTTCCTCGTCTCCAACGGCCACGACCACACCGTCCTTGTCAAGCAGGCCAAGATCTACCTCGCCTTCCAGCTCAACTTCGACTCGCAGCTCAAGAAGCAGCAGGTGCTCTTCGCCTTCGGCTCTGCCATCCCTGTCAACGACCGCCTAGCCGAGCACCAGGGCAAGACGTCCATCACCTTTGATTTCACCACAG GCAGCTCTTCAGGCTCCTCCTTCCCGAGTGGCCTAAAAAGGACTCATGGGGCACTCAACCTGTTCGCTTGGGGTGTCCTCCTGCCTATCGGTGCCATTATCGCTCGGtactgcaggggttgggaccctCTGTGGTTCTACCTTCATGGCGGCATTCAGTTCGTCGGCTTCATCCTCGGTCTGGCTGGCGTTGTGGCTGGAGTATCACTGTACGGCAAGATCCAGGCAGATGTTCCAGCACATAGAGGCCTTGGCATATTTGTGCTTGTGCTTGGTATCCTCCAG ATTCTAGCGTTCTTCCTACGGCCCAACAAAGACTCGAAGTACCGGAAATACTGGAACTGGTATCACCATTGGGTAGGCAGGCTTGTGCTCTTCTTTGCAGCAGTCAACATTGTCTTGGGGATCAAAGTTGGAGGCGCGGGTAACTCGTGGAAGATCGGCTATGGTTTCAACCTGGCCATCCTTCTCATCACCATTATCACCCTGGAAGTCCTAGTGTGGACAAGGTGGAAAAACAACAGCGGTCCTGCGACGACGTACTGA